In Leptolyngbya sp. FACHB-261, the following are encoded in one genomic region:
- a CDS encoding DUF2267 domain-containing protein, protein MTGLNVFDRTTELTYQWVNEVAKELGLDDKHKAFQGLRATLHVLRDRLTIGEAANLGAELPILLSGFYYESWKPERTPSPARSKAEFLNLLREHLHSYSPKSEPDLDIEQLARAVFRVMTNHIPAGEMEDITGILSAEVKELFPEAVRT, encoded by the coding sequence ATGACTGGCTTAAACGTGTTCGATAGAACCACTGAATTGACTTATCAGTGGGTTAATGAAGTCGCAAAAGAATTGGGCTTGGATGACAAGCACAAAGCCTTCCAAGGACTACGTGCAACCCTGCATGTCTTACGCGATCGTTTGACGATTGGCGAAGCAGCAAACTTAGGAGCAGAACTACCCATTCTGCTGTCGGGATTCTATTACGAAAGTTGGAAACCTGAGCGCACCCCCAGCCCCGCTCGCTCCAAAGCGGAATTCCTCAACCTGCTGCGCGAGCACCTACACAGCTACTCTCCCAAAAGCGAGCCAGACCTTGATATCGAACAGTTGGCCCGGGCAGTATTTCGAGTCATGACTAACCACATTCCAGCCGGTGAAATGGAGGATATTACTGGCATTCTCTCTGCTGAAGTCAAAGAACTATTTCCAGAGGCCGTGCGCACTTAA
- a CDS encoding phosphate-starvation-inducible PsiE family protein has translation MSRQLKEKAAPDRNWLGRVQIIDSLENFQDLIVISLCVGLFSTMVLKLWAVFVSLLHPVNFQAISSEILFILILVELFRLLIIYLREHRISVSVAVEVAIVSVLREVIVKGVLEIPSAQITSTCLFLLVLGSLLLIRAGMARLMHVSGPEPQKQLHSGEHKDGLASTLSLAHIEDYGSLAALKDP, from the coding sequence ATGAGCAGGCAATTAAAAGAGAAAGCAGCCCCTGATCGCAACTGGTTAGGCAGGGTCCAAATTATTGATAGTTTGGAAAATTTTCAGGATCTGATTGTGATTTCTCTCTGTGTTGGTCTATTCAGCACAATGGTGTTGAAATTGTGGGCGGTGTTTGTATCCTTGCTACATCCGGTCAATTTTCAAGCCATTTCTTCAGAGATTCTGTTCATTCTGATTCTGGTAGAGCTATTCCGCCTGCTGATTATCTATTTGCGGGAGCACCGGATCTCAGTGAGTGTGGCTGTGGAAGTTGCGATTGTCTCGGTGCTGCGAGAGGTCATTGTGAAAGGCGTGCTGGAAATTCCCTCAGCCCAAATCACCTCAACTTGTCTTTTTCTGCTGGTACTTGGGAGCCTATTACTCATTCGAGCTGGAATGGCTCGGCTCATGCATGTATCCGGTCCCGAACCTCAAAAGCAACTCCATTCTGGGGAACATAAGGATGGCCTAGCTTCAACCCTAAGCCTTGCTCACATAGAGGATTATGGCAGCCTTGCGGCTTTAAAGGACCCGTAA